One genomic segment of Fusobacterium sp. includes these proteins:
- the creD gene encoding cell envelope integrity protein CreD, which translates to MKKKVKTTGNPILKKALFLFFFSLLLQIPLMFVNGVVRERNYLYDSTIKNIGREWGETQTIAGPVVVVPYTEEYYEREYTVDKQGKETEIVKSKKRKNSLIVLPEKLDINVDLKEEVRKRGIYKSMVYTGELKMKGNFSKVLSNIPVNAVIDYNEISISLGITDIKALLKIDKFNFNENEIELESGTGLVRPFQISKGISGKLNMKNEVLTEIPFDIELVFRGSEGITLLPLGKENSFFIKSAWENPSFYGMLPRERVINQNGFTANWNISHLTRNYKQYFLANESNTIDLSEAQAGVALYNGITHYRQVIRAAKYGVLFIMMSLLAVYLFEISGKKETHYVQYGIVGFSLVMFYLLLLSLAEHISFITAYGISAAAVIIPVSLYIASVTKNIKYGMGMLVLLIGIYSILFSILKMEDYALLTGTLLIMGVLYLLMYITKNMEIVNKKVPETEENENEEQVKK; encoded by the coding sequence ATGAAAAAGAAAGTTAAAACTACAGGAAATCCAATATTAAAAAAGGCTTTATTTTTATTTTTTTTCAGCCTTTTATTGCAGATTCCTCTTATGTTTGTAAATGGAGTAGTACGTGAAAGAAATTATTTGTATGATTCTACTATAAAAAATATAGGAAGAGAATGGGGTGAAACTCAAACAATAGCAGGACCTGTGGTAGTAGTTCCTTATACAGAGGAATATTATGAAAGAGAATATACAGTAGATAAACAGGGAAAGGAAACAGAAATAGTAAAAAGTAAAAAAAGAAAAAATAGCTTGATAGTTCTTCCAGAAAAATTAGACATAAATGTTGATTTAAAAGAAGAAGTAAGAAAAAGAGGAATATATAAGTCAATGGTATATACTGGAGAATTAAAAATGAAAGGAAATTTTTCTAAAGTATTATCAAATATTCCAGTAAATGCAGTTATAGATTACAATGAGATAAGTATATCTTTAGGAATAACAGATATAAAAGCTCTTCTTAAGATAGATAAATTTAATTTTAATGAAAATGAAATAGAATTAGAATCAGGAACTGGGTTAGTGAGACCATTTCAAATTTCTAAAGGGATCTCGGGAAAATTAAATATGAAAAATGAAGTTTTAACAGAAATTCCATTTGATATAGAATTAGTGTTTAGAGGAAGTGAAGGAATAACTCTTTTACCATTGGGAAAAGAAAATAGCTTCTTTATAAAATCAGCATGGGAAAATCCAAGTTTTTATGGAATGCTTCCGAGAGAAAGAGTCATAAATCAAAATGGTTTTACTGCAAATTGGAATATATCACATCTAACTAGAAATTATAAACAGTACTTTTTAGCAAATGAGAGCAATACTATAGATTTATCAGAAGCACAAGCAGGAGTGGCTCTTTACAATGGAATTACTCATTATAGACAGGTAATAAGAGCAGCTAAATATGGAGTTTTGTTCATAATGATGAGTTTGTTAGCTGTATATCTATTTGAAATATCAGGAAAAAAAGAAACTCACTATGTGCAATATGGAATTGTAGGATTTTCTCTAGTCATGTTTTATCTGCTTCTTTTATCATTGGCAGAACATATAAGTTTTATAACAGCTTATGGAATATCGGCAGCAGCAGTTATAATTCCTGTATCCTTGTATATAGCCAGTGTTACAAAAAATATCAAATATGGTATGGGGATGTTAGTTCTTCTTATAGGAATATATTCAATATTGTTCTCAATTTTAAAAATGGAAGATTATGCACTTTTAACAGGAACACTGCTTATTATGGGAGTATTATATCTTCTGATGTATATAACTAAAAATATGGAAATAGTAAATAAAAAAGTTCCAGAAACAGAAGAAAATGAGAATGAGGAACAGGTGAAAAAATGA